A genomic stretch from Bacteroidota bacterium includes:
- a CDS encoding helix-turn-helix transcriptional regulator yields MKKALKTVSIDTMIDKHIGKQGTPKPEVFENELKLDLLGEAIKQAGLERNLTQEQLGQLFGVHKAQISKLENSLTDARIDTIIKVFKALNAKINFNVELLNQKVRLA; encoded by the coding sequence ATGAAAAAGGCATTAAAAACCGTTTCAATCGACACAATGATTGATAAGCATATTGGCAAGCAGGGTACTCCTAAACCTGAAGTGTTTGAAAATGAGTTAAAACTTGATTTACTTGGCGAAGCCATTAAGCAAGCCGGCTTAGAGCGAAATCTAACACAAGAGCAATTAGGGCAACTTTTTGGAGTTCATAAAGCACAAATTTCAAAACTTGAGAATAGTTTAACCGACGCAAGAATTGACACTATTATAAAAGTATTTAAGGCGTTAAATGCAAAAATAAATTTCAATGTAGAATTGCTTAACCAAAAAGTGAGACTAGCTTAA